A portion of the Drosophila innubila isolate TH190305 chromosome 3L unlocalized genomic scaffold, UK_Dinn_1.0 0_D_3L, whole genome shotgun sequence genome contains these proteins:
- the LOC117786346 gene encoding homeobox protein SIX4, whose amino-acid sequence MFDKNMDTTNLSVSINGDLDSTSSAGTSSDHSAVQHDNISSPMAYGSLFLPNAGYRGNISCKTVLQLDKFAPYESTEKDLIERRFQDITNDYDKSPPPTAATTPTHYPSLNSIIFENGNTSLGDLNGNTKTDTLCAGLQRGPVGMSGTGASSGGHLISNLTAAHNMSAVGSFPIDAKMLQFSTDQIQCMCEALQQKGDIEKLTNFLCSLPPSEFFKTNESVLRARAMVAYNLGQFHELYSLLETHCFSMKYHVDLQSLWFKAHYKEAEKVRGRPLGAVDKYRLRKKYPLPKTIWDGEETVYCFKEKSRNALKDCYLTNRYPTPDEKKTLAKKTGLTLTQVSNWFKNRRQRDRTPQQRPDIMLPVGQLDANGFPRMFNAPSYYPETIFNGQ is encoded by the exons atgtttgataaaaatatggaTACCACAAATTTATCCGTCTCCATCAATGGTGATTTGGACTCAACCAGTTCCGCCGGCACTTCATCGGATCATTCAGCCGTGCAACATGATAATATCAGTTCGCCCATGGCCTATGGGTCGCTCTTTCTGCCAAATGCTG GTTACCGTGGTAATATTTCCTGTAAAACAGTTTTGCAATTGGACAAATTTGCACCCTACGAGTCCACAGAGAAGGATCTCATCGAGCGACGTTTCCAGGACATAACCAATGACTATGATAAGTCCCCGCCGCCCACAGCGgccaccacacccacacattATCCCTCGCTAAACAGCATTATCTTTGAGAATGGCAATACTAGTCTGGGCGATCTTAATGGCAATACCAAAACGGATACACTCTGTGCAGGATTACAACGTGGTCCTGTAGGCATGAGCGGCACAGGAGCATCAAGTGGTGGACATCTGATATCAAATCTTACGGCAGCACACAATATGTCCGCCGTGGGCAGTTTTCCCATCGATGCCAAAATGCTGCAGTTCTCCACAGATCAG ATTCAATGCATGTGTGAGGCACTGCAGCAGAAGGGCGACATTGAGAAGTTAACCAATTTTTTGTGCAGTCTGCCGCCCAGCGAATTCTTTAAGACAAATGAGAGCGTTCTTCGTGCCCGCGCCATGGTTGCCTATAATCTTGGCCAGTTTCATGAGCTCTACAGTCTGCTGGAGACACACTGTTTTTCCATGAAATACCATGTGGATTTGCAGAGTCTGTGGTTCAAGGCACACTACAAGGAGGCGGAAAAGGTGCGCGGTCGCCCTTTGGGCGCCGTGGACAAATATCGGCTGCGTAAAAAGTATCCACTGCCAAAAACCATTTGGGATGGTGAGGAGACAGTCTATTGCTTTAAGGAAAAGTCACGTAATGCTCTTAAGGATTGCTATCTGACCAATCGTTATCCAACGCCCGACGAGAAAAAGACGCTGGCCAAGAAGACGGGATTGACGTTGACACAGGTCTCAAATTGGTTCAAGAATCGCAGGCAAAGGGATCGCACTCCGCAGCAAAGACC tgaTATTATGCTGCCTGTGGGTCAATTGGATGCCAACGGTTTCCCGCGCATGTTCAACGCCCCTAGCTATTATCCCGAAACCATTTTTAACGGTCAGTAG
- the LOC117786359 gene encoding peroxisomal membrane protein PEX14 produces the protein MSNNNTDTGDTTITTSTSVQDYNPNPNDGEPLEPRESLITTAVSFLQNTKVRHTTLIQKQQFLRSKGLTAHEIQLACERAGVFSQDPNNPNTVINIGSQLAVLPQQTAFGRLREMLHTTALFSGLIYGIFLFWRKYIAPFLFGKPKKKPVEKALEDIDKKVETSSESLNKEITLVKDMITLQQKEQTQQINREFSNFRSDLDAIKGLLLNRKQFASPVASMTLPTIPTWQLASSPHHHRHSNNSQSDDNEKADDAGSGSGSSETEVVTKNSDSSLEIM, from the exons atgtcgAACAATAACACGGACACGGGCgatacaacaataacaacgagtACATCCGTACAGGATTACAACCCGAATCCCAACGATGGGGAGCCATTGGAGCCCCGAGAATCGCTG ATAACTACAGCTGTAAGCTTTCTACAAAATACCAAAGTGCGACACACTACACTCATCCAAAAGCAGCAATTTTTGCGGTCCAAAGGTCTTACAGCTCATGAAATACAGTTAGCATGTGAGAGAGCCGGTGTTTTTAGCCAAGATCCGAACAATCCAAACACTGTCATAAATATCGGGTCACAGCTGGCGGTGTTGCCACAACAAACGGCCTTCGGCAGGCTGCGGGAAATGCTACACACGACCGCACTGTTCAGTGGTCTCATCTATGGCATCTTTTTGTTCTGGCGG AAATACATTGCACCGTTTCTGTTTGGAAAGCCTAAGAAGAAGCCAGTTGAGAAAGCCTTGGAGGACATTGATAAGAAGGTGGAAACCAGCAGTGAATCCCTCAATAAGGAGATAACATTGGTCAAGGACATGATTACGTTGCAGCAGAAGGAGCAGACGCAACAAATTAATCGTGAATTCAGTAATTTTCGCAGCGATCTGGACGCGATTAAGGGTTTGCTATTAAATCGCAAACAATTTGCATCGCCAGTGGCTTCCATGACGTTGCCCACCATCCCAACCTGGCAATTGGCCAGCTCGCCGCATCATCATCGCCATAGCAACAATAGTCAATCCGATGATAATGAGAAGGCTGATGATGCCGGATCTGGCTCGGGATCATCTGAAACCGAAGTGGTCACCAAGAACAGTGATTCTAGCTTAGAGATCATGTAA
- the LOC117786342 gene encoding mRNA (2'-O-methyladenosine-N(6)-)-methyltransferase, producing MAANNSNMHNLGALQVPPSVIASTGTVSPMMQPSTSAQSAWDQLTASASNNMTPSPTATTAAGTGAIGDAAGHMMSAGSSPVASCSSPSTPTKTHHAPPTLEAMAHTPQGPPTLGPGGYGEELTAELVNQGWRKFWSKRENRPYYWNKVTGESLWEMPGARPFDPLTDPLGICHAGGSGVGGPTPMTPHQQQHQHHHLKRRPSDDMHIHPHHQQLQQQQQHHMGPHGGPPMKKFVLAGPWDLEVCTNAVIVERPPTLLPQPHPEIEALRAAFSMKLLKTYEDLCMRRENIKAPRDSFNRWLMERKVIDTGCDPLLPSSCLPEISSSMYREIMADIPIKIVKPKFTGDARKQLSRYAEAAKQIIESRSAPAESKKVVKWNVEDTFQWLRRTVGASYEDFQDRLAHLKRQCEPHLVETVKSSVETLCIKIFHLSAEHARKIRERHLQLLKEHGIPEPTPPPPPPHLKKVWCYPIQFAVPSPRMPAIEYLQDRDHMIIKYTPTTINQPDAQYINLTYLQKLEQLYRHNCFDDKKFDLFIGRVWCLLKRYQTFLGNALNSSQEAELTQAALPVPVFECLHRHFGVSFECFASPFNSYFRQYCSAFADTDAYFGSRGPFLDFKPVSGSFQVNPPHCEELIEACLLHVDKLLTDSMEPLSFIVFLPEWKSIAKLEESMYKRRSMVVLGMAHEYRHGYQHMMQKSEVLIKCMQGTQVVWLQNSAGYARWGPNENRVEALREAFRPQRDRERERAAAAAAASGNNSNQQQQSPPATTAPQSTASLAVAISTPATPTTANSSNSCNSTSAAATLTSAITTSANSIGSPVSSTSSVLTPLSPHTPTGTPSQFPLTISNTSSSSNLVAASPTMSVQSDCSSPSSSTMSLSPAPASGGYPDGGSTAAAAAVSITATASTSAASSAFGATTSINSTAVINSAV from the exons ATGGCAGCTAATAACAGCAATATGCACAATCTGGGAGCGCTGCAGGTGCCGCCATCGGTGATCGCCTCCACGGGCACAGTGAGTCCCATGATGCAGCCAAGCACAAGTGCCCAAAGTGCCTGGGATCAGCTAACAGCGAGTGCATCCAACAATATGACGCCGTCgccgacagcaacaacagcagctggcaCCGGAGCAATTGGAGATGCTGCTGGACACATGATGAGCGCTGGCAGCTCACCGGTGGCCAGCTGCTCGTCGCCATCGACGCCTACGAAAACACATCATGCCCCACCCACGCTGGAGGCTATGGCCCACACACCGCAAGGTCCACCAACCCTTGGACCGGGTGGTTATGGTGAGGAATTGACCGCTGAATTGGTTAATCAGGGCTGGCGCAAGTTCTGGTCCAAGCGGGAGAATCGACCGTACTACTGGAACAAGGTGACCGGTGAATCCCTTTGGGAAATGCCAGGCGCGCGTCCCTTTGACCCGCTAACCGATCCACTGGGCATATGTCATGCAGGAGGCAGTGGCGTTGGTGGACCAACGCCCATGACGccgcaccagcagcagcatcaacatcatcatctgAAGCGTCGACCCTCGGATGACATGCACATACACCCGCATcatcagcagctgcagcagcagcaacagcatcacaTGGGACCACACGGTGGTCCGCCCATGAAGAAGTTTGTGCTCGCTGGTCCCTGGGATCTGGAGGTGTGCACCAATGCGGTTATTGTTGAACGTCCGCCAACGTTGCTGCCACAACCACATCCGGAGATTGAAGCATTGCGAGCAGCCTTTAGCATGAAGCTGCTCAAGACCTATGAGGATTTATGTATGCGTAGGGAGAATATCAAAGCGCCACGAGATTCATTCAATCGCTGGCTCATGGAGCGTAAGGTCATTGACACCGGCTGCGATCCGTTACTGCCCAGCAGCTGCCTGCCCGAAATCTCCAGCTCCATGTATCGAGAGATCATGGCCGATATACCCATTAAGATTGTCAAGCCCAAGTTCACGGGTGATGCACGCAAGCAGCTTTCCCGCTACGCGGAGGCGGCCAAACAAATCATCGAGTCACGTTCAGCGCCGGCCGAGTCCAAGAAGGTCGTCAAATGGAATGTGGAGGATACATTTCAATGGTTGCGTCGAACCGTCGGCGCCAGCTATGAGGACTTCCAGGATCGTCTGGCGCATCTGAAGCGACAATGCGAACCGCATTTGGTGGAGACGGTTAAGAGCTCTGTGGAAACGTTGTGCATTAAAATCTTTCATCTATCTGCGGAACATGCGCGCAAAATCCGAGAACGTCACCTGCAGCTGCTGAAGGAGCATGGTATACCGGAGCCAACGCCGCCACCGCCTCCACCGCATCTGAAGAAGGTCTGGTGCTATCCCATACAGTTTGCGGTTCCCTCACCCCGCATGCCGGCCATAGAGTATCTGCAGGATCGCGATCACATGATCATCAAGTACACGCCCACGACTATCAATCAGCCGGATGCACAATATATCAACCTCACCTATCTGCAAAAACTGGAGCAGCTCTATCGTCACAATTGCTTCGACGACAAGAAGTTTGATCTGTTCATTGGACGCGTCTGGTGTCTGCTCAAACGCTATCAAACGTTCCTGGGTAATGCTCTCAACTCTTCGCAGGAGGCTGAGCTCACTCAGGCGGCATTGCCGGTACCAGTTTTCGAGTGTCTTCATCGGCATTTCGGTGTCAGCTTTGAGTGCTTCGCTTCGCCATTCAATTCCTACTTTCGGCAATATTGCTCAGCATTTGCGGACACGGACGCCTACTTTGGTTCCAGGGG ACCTTTTCTGGACTTTAAGCCCGTTTCTGGCTCCTTCCAAGTGAATCCGCCGCATTGCGAGGAACTCATCGAAGCCTGTTTATTGCACGTGGATAAACTGCTCACAGATTCCATGGAGCCTTTGAG CTTCATTGTTTTTCTGCCGGAATGGAAGAGCATAGCCAAGCTGGAGGAGAGCATGTACAAGCGTCGCTCGATGGTTGTGCTGGGAATGGCGCACGAGTATCGACATGGCTATCAGCATATGATGCAAAA ATCCGAGGTGCTCATCAAGTGTATGCAGGGCACCCAAGTGGTTTGGCTGCAGAATAGCGCCGGTTATGCGCGCTGGGGCCCCAATGAGAATCGTGTGGAAGCGCTGCGCGAAGCCTTCCGGCCGCAGCGTGACCGGGAGCGTGAACgtgccgcagcagcagcagctgccagtGGCAATAATTccaatcaacagcaacaatcgcCGCCGGCAACCACAGCGCCACAATCGACAGCATCGTTAGCTGTTGCCATATCAAcgcctgccacgcccaccacaGCAAACAGCAGTAATAGTTGCAACAgcacatcagcagcagcaacattgacATCAGCAATCACAACGAGCGCCAACAGCATTGGGAGTCCAGTGTCGTCAACGTCTTCCGTTTTAACTCCACTGTCACCACACACACCAACTGGGACACCATCGCAGTTTCCCCTAACCATCAGCAatacaagcagcagcagcaatttggTTGCTGCCTCGCCAACGATGAGTGTTCAAAGCGATTGCTCATCACCGTCATCCTCGACCATGTCATTGTCGCCGGCACCTGCCTCTGGTGGTTATCCGGATGGTGGgagcacagcagcagcggcagctgttagcataacagcaacagcgagcACATCGGCAGCATCATCGGCATTtggggcaacaacaagcatAAATAGTACAGCGGTTATTAATTCAGCTGTTTAG
- the LOC117786345 gene encoding trafficking protein particle complex subunit 12 yields the protein MTNNSNGRLSEYFANDPPSFFDELTNSKSKGKETQPTQTAEKSSSNMLASTFTGCFQPPEYVETAEADEPIKVSDDVRNLWQLPTPNETGNQATHLVMPGIHIANDLPDPISIAVAQHLDEAELQQRKILGVENVTQDERGIRTLINAGCFRAAVNLTGRLLTIYGQGYGRAGQPAKHSPHSLQLWFTRLALLAKLDEYDLLQAEAEPFGQLNGPDVFFEFYPEMYNGKQGSIACFSFRLLLAELPIYLGKPHLALDQLSELHVTSNEIKEHYDRLKNTQAAEFWQRRAERVLQSIINCALMMKKFSMIDDIMGGMLLTRSTLSKEEQRSLYSAWGRIYLQIGDIFGAEQKFAVSRRLREINSSPDLRDLVDKGLIAVAKNDFPEAYLIFQKALHLDSGNTMILNNMGVCLLYAGKLKDAINLYERAINLNPQKSLNESLLVNLSTLYELESNNSKAKKLNLLRLINRFKPDLTISVEICLKLQASN from the exons ATGACAAACAACTCAAACGGACGCTTAAGCGAATACTTCGCCAACGATCCGCCCAGTTTTTTTGATGAGCTGACAAACAGTAAATCGAAAGGCAAAGAAACGCAGCCAACGCAAACAGCTgagaaaagcagcagcaatatgCTGGCCAGCACATTTACAGGTTGCTTTCAACCGCCTGAGTATGTGGAAACAGCTGAAGCTGATGAGCCTATAAAAGTGAGCGACGATGTTAGAAACTTATGGCAGCTCCCCACTCCAAATGAAACGGGCAATCAGGCAACACATCTCGTTATGCCAGGCATACATATAGCCAACGATTtg CCTGATCCCATAAGCATCGCTGTGGCTCAGCATCTGGATGAGGCTGAATTGCAGCAACGGAAAATCCTTGGAGTGGAGAACGTAACACAGGATGAGCGCGGTATACGCACCCTAATAAATGCCGGTTGCTTTCGGGCTGCAGTCAATCTAACTGGCAGATTGTTGACCATTTATGGTCAGGGATATGGGAGAGCTGGTCAGCCAGCTAAACATTCACCGCACTCATTGCAATTGTGGTTTACACGTCTCGCCTTGCTGGCCAAGCTAGACGAATATGATTTGTTGCAAGCGGAAGCCGAACCCTTTGGCCAACTGAATGGTCCTGATGTATTCTTCGAGTTCTACCCTGAGATGTATAATGGAAAGCAAGGCTCAATCGCATGTTTCTCGTTTCGTCTACTTCTGGCCGAGCTGCCCATTTACCTGGGCAAGCCACACCTGGCATTGGATCAGCTCTCTGAGTTACATGTAACCAGCAATGAGATTAAGGAACACTATGACAGATTGAAAAATACGCAAGCAGCCGAGTTTTGGCAGCGTCGAGCTGAACGTGTATTGCAGTCAATAATTAATTGCGCTTTAATG ATGAAGAAATTCAGCATGATTGATGACATTATGGGCGGAATGCTTCTCACACGTTCTACCCTCAGCAAAGAGGAGCAGAGATCATTATATTCGGCCTGGGGACGCATCTATTTGCAAATTGGCGATATATTTGGAGCCGAACAAAAGTTTGCCGTCTCGCGGCGGCTGCGTGAAAT caattcgTCGCCTGATTTACGTGACTTGGTGGACAAGGGTCTTATAGCTGTGGCCAAAAATGACTTCCCAGAGGCTTATCTGATATTTCAAAAGGCGCTGCATTTAGATTCGGGCAATACAATGATACTGAACAATATGGGCGTTTGTTTACTCTACGCTGGAAAGCTCAAGGATGCCATTAACTTGTATGAGCGCGCCATTAACCTGAATCCACAGAAATCATTGAATGAGAGTTTACTCGTGAACCTGTCTACCTTGTATGAGCTGGAATCGAACAATTCAAAGGCGAAAAAGCTGAATTTGTTACGCTTGATAAACCGATTTAAGCCAGATCTCACTATTAGCGTTGAAATTTGCCTTAAACTACAGGCATCAAATtag